The Symphalangus syndactylus isolate Jambi chromosome 6, NHGRI_mSymSyn1-v2.1_pri, whole genome shotgun sequence genome contains the following window.
tgcacatgtaccctaaatcctaaagtataataataaaataaaaaataaaataaaaatacaatggaaatgtttatattttctcacattttactgCACAATACAAAACTGATTTAAATGCATTAAGaaacaacattttgttttttaaataaacactaaCAAAATGTTTGGCAAGAGATAacacaatttatttaaatatattccgaCTCAAGATGAAGGCAAGTGGTTTACCTAGAAAGGTTTACATATTTTAGCTATAGTTTTTCATTGAACCATTTTTTTGAAATGTCATTCTTTTCATTCATGCTTCTTGTATCCTCTCTCTTTAGAAGTTCACAGTGATATATAAGTGAAAAACAAGACCGATAGAAACCACCCTAAACATATGGCTTTATGTACATAAAAAATTCAATAATGTTGCCATAACCCCTAATACAGTGtgatccttatttatttattatccagAATAAACTTCTGTACGGATTAAATTCTTCAAGTATATCTAGAGCAGTGCTTGTAAAAGTGAGGTCCCACTGCTAAGTTAATGGCCATCTCTTTGAAGATCACTTCTACCTTCAACACAATTATTGTagagttctaatagtttttttaattttacatgtaTCATACATTCTCAAATATTCCAAAATGCTCAAGTGAGCCAAACATATACTTTGATTTACATCTAGTTTAATATTCTCTTTATACAGCACCAGGGGTTAAAAATGGATCTGAGTAACCAaatattctctttcctttattaGTTAGAGTTTATCATCATTTATTTCTATAACATTAAACCCAAATTGAAGATGAAGACACCCTGGGTCAAATGCTTTCACCTTAAATTAACATTTCATCCACTTCACACTTAAATACCAAGTTGTTTTCCTATAACATATGTTTCTTGGTAACAACTACTGAATCAACTAAGCTGAACACCAACTTCTTATCTTTGAGAACTAGGCAAGTCGGATAGGATTCTCTAGGTTTGctttaaaacttttaagaaacCTGGTTGCCAGTTCGTCATCAACCACTCGACTGTCACTTGACATTGTGACTGTTATGAGCTGGTGCTGCTGCAGTTTGGCATTtccctcttcatcctcagtgaGCTTCAGCACAGGTCGGAACCTCCCAACCGCCAAAATGCAGGCCTGAGGAGGGTTAATCACTGCAGTAAATTCGTCGATGCCAAACATCCCTAAGTTGGAAATACTagggggaaaagaaaaagctCTGAAGGAGGCATGTCCTTAATCAAAGTCGCCTTTCCGTGAAgcacatattttatgtattttactaGGCAGTGtagtaaggcaagaaaaaaatatatgagtaatgaaaaaaggaaacatttagtATCAACAAATAAATTAACTGTGTACATAGGAAAAATAAGACTATAGATAACTAgtaaaattaataagtaaatttagTTAAGTCATCAGATAAAAGGTCAATATAACAATCCATTTTATATCCAGTCATGTCCCACATAACGAAGGATCACATATACAACGGTGGtcttataagattataatggagctcaGGAATTTCTGTTGCCTAGTGGCATCACAGCTGTCGTAACATCATATTgcaattactttattttaaaaataaatttagtgtagcctaagtgtacagtgtttataaagtctacagtagtgtatagTGATGTCCTAAGCCTTCACTCATTCACTGATTCATCCAGAGCAACTTCTAGTCTTGCAAGCTCCATTCACGGTAAGTGCCCTAAACAGGTGTACcatgttttactttttacatttttactgtacatttttaaaatgtttagatatgtttagatacccAAATACTCATCATTGTGTCACAACTGCTTACGgtattcagtagagtaacatgctgtataggtttgtagtctaggagcaacTGGCTATATCATACAGCTAAGGTGTGTAGCAGCATGTACCATTTAGGTTTgcgtaagtacactctatgatgtttgcatgaTGAAActgcctaacaatgcatttctcataTCCCCATCATAAAGTGGCACATGACTCTACATACAAGTTgctataattagaaaataaaaatttaaaacaataccatttataatagtaTCAAAAAACAAATACCAAAGAATAAATCTAATGAAACATATATAAGACCTCtacatagaaaattataaaacataactgaaagaaatcaaagaactgaATACACAATGGTTTCTACCATATTCACAGGTTAGAAGACTCAATACTGTAAGGATATCAATTCTCAAATCATCAAATGCAATCCTAATCAAGATACCagcaaggtgtgtgtgtgtgtgtgtgtgtgtgtgtgtgtgtgtgtgtgtgtgtgtgtgaaaaatggcaatttatttggaaatacaaAAAGCCAGAAGACAATCTTGAGGGTGAACAAAATTGGAAGACTTCATTACCAGCTATGAAGAGTTGTAGCTTGGTGGTAGTAAACAAAGGATAGACAAACAGGCCAGTGGAAAAAAATAGCACAGAACCAGACCAACACATATATAATCACCCTTTCAGTGCTATGAAAAAGGAGAAATCAATATTCAATACACGATGCTGTGTAAATTTAGTATCCatatggggaaaaaagagaactttaaaCTTCACATTACATACAAAATCAAATTTCAGTTGAATTGTGATCTACATGTGAAAAGTAACATAAATGCTTTTAGAATACAGTAACTTCATGATTCTGGGATAGGCAAAAATTCCTAACAGAAAATGAACAGTACCAACTATAAAGAAAAATTCTGATAAACAGGAATTCATTAAAACTCAGAACTTCCATTCCTCTAAAAAAATCACCGAGAGAGTCCCAAAGGCAAGTCACAGAGTGTGAAAGCTATTTGAAACAATATATATCCTACAAAGGTCTGTGTATCAGGAAATAAGAACTatacatcatttttttaaatggacaccAGACTGCAATGGGTACTTTATCTCATGAATTACCAGATACCCAAACGGCTGATGAGTGAAaagtactcaacatcactaatttgcatttccctacaaAGAGTACCACTACACACCCTAAgaattgttaaaatttaaaacctaaCATTATTAAACactggcaagaatgtggaacaATGGGAATTCTCAGGACTGCTGGTGGAGGTGTAAATTTGTATAACCATTTGGAAAATTGTTTGGTAGTAGCTGCTAAAGCTTCTAACTTAGGAATTCTACTTTTAGGTCTATACAACAAAAAATGTACATACATTCATCATAAGACACtaataagaatgttcatagcaccaTAATTTGTAATAGCCCCGAACTGGAagcaacacaaatgcccatcaacagtaaaatgaactctggtatatttatacaatagaatattatatgCTGCAATAATAAATAAGTGGTTGTTTCACATAGCAATATAATATTACAGACATTAATATTGGGGGGTCAGATActaaagaataattaatatttatcattCCATGTTAGTCAATGTCCAACAAACGTTTAGTTCAACACTAATAGGTTCCTACTAGCTTTAATATGAAAGCCTGACTAGtctgaagatattttcagatattctattgtctaaataaagtatttttagcttaaatttaaaaaaatatttcagatacaTGAAAAGCTGACAGGGACTTCATAAGTCTTACATCTATCTGTTTGATGCTAGAGATAATTAAGAGTTTAAATTTTACCTAAAAGATCCTCCTTGGTATTCTTCAGGCAACAATTTTCCATCTCTTGCTTTCTTTGATAGAGCctgagaaaaatacaaacagaatAGGACAACCAACAAAATGTTATACAGCTGATCTTGTCACTTGAAATATTTGTACATCATACACTCTCATCACTGATATGCCTTGATTTGATTTTATGTTACCTACATAAGAATAATTTTCTCTGATTATAAGAACAAACAAGAGCACAGATAATTCAAGAAACTAAAGCTGTTAATCAAAACTCTAGAAAAATCacttcctttaacaatttttcaaATATGGGAATTACCCTGTGTATCATCAATTACTATGCAGAATGCTTTAGAGTTTCCTATATGCACaatgaaattttctattttgcctATAAACTTtatggtaagaaaaaaaatataagaatgcaTTCTGATCAATCTagtgtgttttagttttttttttttgagagggagtctctgtcgccctggctggagtgcagtggcgtgattatggcctactgcaacctccacctcccaagttcaagcaattctcttgcctcagcctcctgagtagctgagatttcaggcacccaccaccacacccagctaattttttatatttttagtagagatggggtttcaccatgttggtcaggctggtctccaactcctgacctcaagtgatccacccacctcagcctcccaaagtggtgggattacaggtatgagccaccatgcctggccaatctgtgtgttttaaataaattatccaatGGCAACCAAAGTAGTATACCCACAATCCCACAACCAACATTCCGTTTTTACCTTTCAGAGTTTGCTTCTTCTTTATCCACAATCTCAACCCCACAcaatagttataaaaataaattttatatttaattgttCAATATTATATGTATCTTCTGTGTTGTCAGCCttcagaaatgattttttaatgtttgttcctAAAGAATGCATCTGCCTAATTTACTTGGTTATTTCCCAGTGTTATAATTTGGTTCACGGTTTCTTCTGAATTATTTCAGGTAAATTTTCAGAAGTGGAATTATAGTGCCCTAGAGAATAGACTTTTGGTTCTTGATGCTATAGCTAAATCATTTCCTGAATGAGCTAGTCCAATTTACACTGCCACAAGGAATATAAGGATGTACTTGATTCATATCACTCTTGACCATATCGATTTCTAAAAATCTTACAGAAGACAAGACAGATGACACATTAAATAGTTAAATTTTCCTCTCACTTGTACTTGAAATTAACCacatttctgttaatttttatttttcagtgctTAAAAGCAAGGGAACAGAGGTTGAGtcatcatatataaaaaataaataatgaattaagaGGAAGGGTACAGAAAAATGAGGTCACTGTCATTTGGGTAGATAAAATAAATGTGGAGTTTACTTAACATTTTGTATTACATAGGCAACATAGGCACTATTACAATCATAGTTGATAACTAACTTTAACTCAtagatgatttaattttttaaaattgaaagtctttaaaaatatcaaaaatctaaaaacacaTTACTGTAACTTACTGCCAACagaaacaattacaggtgtatgcGATTTGGATATGGTTATTTATAAAACTATTTGGATCCAAAGTAAAAAATGAGATGAATTTTGACTTATACAGTTCTTGGAATAACAGGAGAGAGAATAATCTACAAAAGCATTTTTCCTCCCTTAAGCAATGTAATTGTTCACATGATTTGAAAAGACACATATATGAACATTGAAAGGCATTTCTTAAAGGCAAATGATCTCAACATATCCTGATGAATTACCACGCtgcaataaatgaaaaacaatcatTTTAATAACTAGATTGCAAGCACacatactaaaaacaaaaactctgtagATCCTAAATATATCAACAGGAAATTCCTGTCAGTGAACTCTAGTAAGAGTCTGAAATAGGTATGGAGTCTGAGAAGGATCGTTGGTTTTGTAAATTTGTAATCATCACTGGGATCTCCCGGCAACGTGGACTCAAAATCAAAGTACATGTTACCTGAAGCATCCagctgaaagaataaaaaatgaccaCTAAATATTTCTACAATACATCAAATGCCTTGctaattcattcaaaaaatttACTGGGTACTTATAAGGTAAACTTTGCCTCTGTCTTTTAATACGGTTATAAGTAATGAAGAATTAAGAATAACACGAGATCCAAGGTGCATTACTACATTACTTTATTCAAGGAATACCAACTTGAACTTGGCTGGGGTATGCCTACAGCCCCCACGCTGGCATCCTTGGGATTACAGAGGGTCAGGAAGTAAATGCGTAGTACAGATGTTCTTAACCTGGGGTTCATGGATGAATCTGCAGAGAGCCACAAACTcttgaaaaattaatttcaatgaaACAGGTTTTactgaaatttgttttaaaataaattcaccaAGCAACTACTGTATCCCAAGCACTCTTCTAGAATTAGATAAATGGCAATGGACAGTGAACATCAGACAGTAGGGAACACAGAAgggtgaacaaataaataaacaaggtaATTTCAAAGACTAATAAACCACATGAAGACAATAAAACAGGGTAATGAGATAAAGAGTGTTAGGAAACTATTTCAGCTATGGAAGCTGCAGAAGGCCTAAGAAATTAGCAACTGAACTGAGAAACCAATGATGAAAAAGAGCCAGCCAAGTGACGATCAGAGGGAAGTGTGTACTGGATAGTATGTCTCTTAGTGAGAATCCAGAGCTCAACCTGTCCATGATCCCACAGTCTTCTCAAAAAGACTGCTCCTGCCTCACCAGGCAGAGAGCCTTGGTTTCTCTGCTGCAGGTTCTCTTATCCACTGCCTACTTGCTAAGACCACAACCTAACATTCCTCGGGGAATCTGCACTGCTTCTTTGGCAGAGTACTCTCCCGTTTGACTCAGGTCTCTTCTTCCTTAACCCTTGTTTTCTCCCAGTTgcatacagtagtccccccttatctgcaGGGGATACTTCAAAGACCCACAGTAGGTGCCTGAAATGGCAGATAGTACTGAACTCTATACATAGTCATGTGTCGCATAAGGACACTTAAGACaaagacataaatatatatgacagtggtcccacaagattacaatggagctgaaaaattcctatcacacAAATACGTACCACTGTATCACTATTTCCTTAtactattcagtacagtaataggCTGTATTGCAGGTTTGTACCATACAAAGCCTAGGCGTGTAGCAGGCTatcccatctaggtttgtgtttgtttaagtacactctatggtgttcacacaatgacaaattCACCTAACcacgcatttctcagaatgcatccctgcagtgatgcatgactgtacaaTTTTTTCCTACCCATACACacttatgataaagtttaatttaaaaattaagcacagtaagagattaacaataactaatacTAAAACAGAACAATTATAACTGTAAAAAtcatgtgaatgtggtctctctcaaaatatcttgtaCTGTACTCATCTATTTTCAACTGTGGTTGACCACAGGTATCTGAAACCATGCAAAGTGAAACCTTGGATAAGAGAGAACTACAATATCTCAAATTCCAAACCAAAAGATTGGTCTTACAGACACAGAAAACCAATGATTGTACTCCTTTTCTTCTACCTGGTGAATCAACTAATTATGGTGCATTTGGTATAACTGTTGAGTCCTTAGCTATTCTTCTTGTTCATTTCTGAAAATCTAGGAGCTGcttctcaagttttttttttttgagagaaaacaTTACTGATTCTAGAAGGCTGATAACCTGACCTCTATAGTCATACAGTAGTTATGTAACTAGTACGTGAGAAGCAGCAAAGCTGATGGTTGGGAGCAGGCTCTAGTCTACAGTCTGATTGGGTTCAGATGCTGGCTACATCACTTAATAAGATTtggggcaaattatttaatctctcttttttcccATCAGTTGCTTCATCAACCATATCAAATTATTATCTTGTACTTGATAGGGTGGTTTTAAAGAggattaatatatataaaaggcTTACAGCAAAAACTGGTACAAAGTATGCCCGCTGCTATTATTGTTAGAGTTGTTAAAACTGTTAAACTGTACAAATACTTCCAGAACTTGCATGTCTTTAAACAAGAGGATTACAAATACTATATTCATATATGAATTAGTTTTTTCTCTCTGGTCGGAGCAGATTTTACCCTAGAATTAAAATCATTCTAAATTTTATCTGTTTAAATACATAAACATTCTACTTTTTAATAAGCCATAGTACAAAGCTTGATGTAGAAATATTGACATGACTCAGACTGTATAAAATGGCATTATTCCATAAATGGAACATTTACTGTCTACCGTTTTTGGGGGATGGGGTAAAATATAACCACATTAAAGCAGAGGACAGAAAATGCACTTATTACCAAAGGTGACCCACTACTATACTTGGACACTCAGGCAGATGCTGTTTTTTGCACAGTAAAGCTGAATTCAATATAATCTTGGTTAACTTGGAATTGAGTCAAAATCTACATTGGATgtgaagaacacacacacacacacacacacacacacacacactctctctctcaggGTTTCTACTTggtgcatacatatttttaatgccTATTCGTCCACAgcagctaaatgaacatatctcTACAGAGCCTAtctaaaatatttagtttttaagcCACCATTTAAACAATccaacatttaagtttttaaaataatcatgctTACAAGATAAACCACTTCAACAAAAAACTAATTTTGCAGGAGCTCAGATCTCTCTctcttacacatacacacacacacacatatactttctttctctttctctctctctctcctgtaaaCTACAGAACTATTATGCTAAATAGGCCATGCAAGGTGCTTGTTTCTCATGAGGGGCCTCAGTGTGCTTCAATGTCCCCTTATTTTTTTCCGAGTACAATCAAAGGTGATTATATTCATCAGGTTGTTATGCTCTGTACCATGTGACACACTGGCCTGGCATGACAGACCTGCCCAGCAAGAGTACTTCATACAAGAAAGTACTACTTGGGGACCAAACCAAACCCTTCTTTTTGGTAACTTTGTGGGAGAAAAAGACAAAGGGGAGGTAAAGAAGTGAATGATtagacaggaaaaaagaaaggtaaacaGTCAAAGCAAGGAGAGAGGTGGTATAATAGAAAGCTCATTAAGCAGTGGCTCTAGAATCAAACTGCCTGGGTTAACTAGTCCTCATTGCCACTGCTTTCTAGCTGTATTGCCTCGGGCAAATTTATCAAAGTTACTAAAACTCAATCTCCTCAATTTCATGGAGAAGTTAAGGTTCCAATTGTACTGGGTTAATAGAATTAAATGAAGCGCTTAGTCCAGTGCCTGGCATAGCGTAAGAACAAGAGTGAAGAAAGCAGGGTGGGAAAGAGAAGCAGGTAGAATGAGAAGCAAACAGGGGCAGCCAGAGCTCAGCAAACCCTGAGTCCCTGCTGGGGGTTACAGGAAATGCCCAAGGCCCACCAGAGACCACTACACTCCAAAGCGGTATGACTGCCCTTCCCATTGCTGTGAGGCCCAACTGAGAGGCTGGTGAGACTGCCTCCTTACCTCTTAAACTTAGAGTCTTCAGGATGCAAGGAATAGAGAAAGCTAACATAACTACTTAAGAGTTATGTACTATAGTAGTAAATTTGGTAAATTGCTCAGAATCAAGGAAATCTTCCTAtaatggttaatttttaaaatgtaatgtatataaaaataaggaaattctaGCTCTACAATAAAGTTCCATAACATTATAACAGTACTTTATATTTTACAGGTTGTTTCAACACTtaatctcatttaaccttcacaaaAACACAGACACAAGTATTCTCATTGTCACTGAAAACCCTTGATAAACACAAGGAACATACTATATCTCAGTAAACCAATCTGTATTACTTTGACTTTTGAACTGACCAAATAAAtcctatctttgtttttttttttttttttttttttcagatacagtgtcttgctctgtcatccaggctggtgtgcaatggcacgatctcggctcactgcaacctctgcctcccaggttgcgAATAGTTGAGAtaataggtgtgtgccaccatgcccagctaattgttgtatttttagtagagatggggtttcgccatgttggccaggctggtctcaaattcctgacctcaagtgatctgcctgcctcagcctcccaaagtgttgggattacaggcatgagccaccatgtgcagccTCATTTTTCAATTAACAATTGCATTTTTATCGATCAAACACTTTCTGCACATCTTTTCAAAGAGGAGTGAAGAAAGACCTAAAAATATTGATTCTAGTAGGTTCACCTTTAATTGTATCTACCTCTAAAATTCCAAGTAAACTCAGTATTTATGGGTATGCTTTTAAAACCAGATTAACTTGCACTTACTTCTTTTGAGCAAGAAGGTCTACACATTTATGTAGTCAGCTCCCCAAAGAAGTCTTACGTTCTACCTCTTATCTCCCTTATAAATAGACAAATTGTTCTACCACTATACATACAACAGGTCCTTGGCAAATGGAAAGAGAATCACTTACCCAAATGAATCAGAAATTTTCGACGCAATCACTTTGAGACTTGTGATACCTCTGTCAAAAAAATACCCTTGGAAATTACTGAGGCTGTCAAAGCTGCCCTACTGCCTGTGTTCTTGCCTATTCGATGTACTATTTTTTGGTGAAATAAGATTCCTACACATTGGAGTTACAAAAACTGCTTTTCAAGAAATCCTGAAAAAACAAAGTAACTTTGCCTCTGGAACACTACGTCCAtttctcttttgagatggagtctcattctgttgccaggctggagtacagtggcgcaatctcggctcactgcaacctctgcctcctgggttcaagtgattcttgttcctcagcctcccgagtagctggaattacaggcacacgccaccacactcagctaattttcgtatttttagtagagatggggttacaccacgttggccaggtaggtctcaacctcctgacctcgtgatccgcccaccttggcctcccaaagcgccggcattacaggcgtgagacacggCGCCGGGCCGCTAAGTTCTTTTATCGGTCTCAATTTTAGAGAAGAAGTAAATACACTTtaagaataaaatgttattaatattgaGGTCCATAGAAATATAGCTTCAGCTTAACTTCAACTTTAAAACCTACCTGATATAGCATCTTTATGGTTGAATTCTGGACTTTGGAAAATAAAGCTTGTCTTTAGCATGAAGTTGTTCcctaatttatttatatgttatctcttaatttttgaatattaaattttcttaCAATGGGTCATACTtggataaaaactttaaaaacctaTATATATGTGACAATCACTTGATGAAATAACTCTccccttcacacacacaaaaattacagTCTCACTAGATTACCTCATGACTTTATCAGAAAGCAATTATCCAAAAGCATATGCTAACATTTTGAAAGCACACTCTTTCTTAAGACATACCTTTACAGAGTCAGCAATTTCCTGGATACCCTTAGCAGCAGCATCTTTTATGATTGGTGTAAGTAAGCCTTTATCTGTTGCCACAGCCACTGAAATGTCAATAAATGGCAGTTGCTTTGGGCCCTCTCCATCCCAGCTTACATTAACATCTGGCATTTgctaggaatagaaaaaaaaaagttactaaaaaAGCAGCTTTAGACCAAGGcggttacagaaaaataaaattattgtgcATTTTCCAAAGTGAACATAGCTAGgtaagaggaaataaataaaaatttgctttGAAAAAATAGTTTGGAGTTCTGTGCCAATTATCTTTTATGTTTGCCAAGAATATTTAAATGTACCACCTTTTTGAAGCAAGTTTGAAGAAATTCTGACGAGGTACATGTTTTGATCTCTTTATATCATGGTGGGGAAAAAAGGGCTTTCTTTCCTGATTGCAAGAAGTTATTTAATGTCTGTTGTACTTCCTACTTCATATGATAACGAACACGATcttgaggggaaggaggagagtggAAACAGGTATAATATTAGATCACATTATTCCTTACTTTCTAGCCCAGCTCTGGGATATATATCAGCAGGCCCTCAATACATTACTTCCCTATTTAAAAGagatttctgttctgttggtctatatctctgttttgataccagtaccatgctgttttggttactgtagccttgtagtatagtttgaagtcaggtagcgtgatgcctccagctttgttcttttggcttaggattgacttggcaatgcaggctcctttttggttccatatgaactttatagtagttttttccaattctgtgaagaaagtcattggtagcttgatggggatggcattgaatctataaattaccttgggcagtattgccattttcacgatattgattctccctacccatgagcatggaatgttcttccatttgtttgtatcctcttttatttcattgagcagtggtttgtagttctccttgaagaggtccttcacatcctttgtaagttggattcctaggtatttcattctctttgaagcaattgtgaatgggagttcactcatgatttggctctctgtttgtctggtattggtgtataagaatgcttgtgatttttgcacattgattttgtatcctgagactttgctgaagttgcctatcagcttaaggagattttgggctgagacgatggggttttctagatatacaatcatgtcatctgcaaacagggacaatttgacttcctcttttcctaattgactaccatttatttccttctcctgcctaattgccctggccagaacttccaac
Protein-coding sequences here:
- the PDHX gene encoding pyruvate dehydrogenase protein X component, mitochondrial isoform X5; protein product: MAASWRLGCDPQLLRYLVGFPGRRSVGLVKGALGWSVSRGANWRWFHSTQWFRGDPIKILMPSLSPTMEEGNIVKWLKKEGEAVSAGDALCEIETDKAVVTLDASDDGILAKIVQMPDVNVSWDGEGPKQLPFIDISVAVATDKGLLTPIIKDAAAKGIQEIADSVKALSKKARDGKLLPEEYQGGSFSISNLGMFGIDEFTAVINPPQACILAVGRFRPVLKLTEDEEGNAKLQQHQLITVTMSSDSRVVDDELATRFLKSFKANLENPIRLA